In a single window of the Antedon mediterranea chromosome 1, ecAntMedi1.1, whole genome shotgun sequence genome:
- the LOC140042556 gene encoding AP-5 complex subunit zeta-1-like, which yields MITRHKYTITTKVYRDWELPQNVKIVYKCVKCRNDTQNNTERVGIKWEAPPCSLRSVTEAEFKSSCDRLIDLLKSTDRIAITNFLRNFFLSINCTKKQRNLSKQVLNVLQHVLLEGPPGIIPLQCAAILQEYGPTPELILDTFNSPSKTKNTAFIFSVILNQGRIFGQLGKLTTQFVRWVSTVGFECVIQTRALGVLIVIASLHSDLLSGEQIYVVSSQIADWLSEASIDQAPNPYSRRSRRLDQPIPVTEIDGAACQDFFTILSLSQYYSDDQLLNIWSFSGLKAWLIEAHLKISNAVLSNSPRARQETRTFLSKSKLALIERTCEYCLRIMDQSERTANRNHWQSSYGDSGPVKVHDQELVEACLVEAISILDVVCKLDSSLIPKLFPALKRVYSRMSEDIGQSRVLCTIVQFYLNHCDAVVYDPQAAFDLLFGKAVSMHYYDHAVAFDIVLLCRDNMKRLCYKTNILEKYFPNLLKILAWNPRTYLPEFFDLLPSFMSTSTSLEVLHILLDLPCLSAALEASHLAAKVASDPEAESRLACVQAFQNPDHRPWFNFILRQQSGQGDTINRLEFLHQLLEDLKHHPRVNICSQGVPVLLRLYFETILEQGDYALFCKLVPVIMERSALLYNTHSYHKEVRNVLQTSLLNIFKQSPSLVVDCKTELMEFVASLRYISGKEDFFSHVVWVIGEYVSIGYDRRNTADIITKYYESLETLLYEVCFQAASHDDQCSPRLVTVMMSTVAKLASRCQDLIPRVLLCLTKISQQHKIIVDDVENKILVSRANELINLLKLPNVASSILSPTPGIENGRWHSDGNVSIPILIKTIKEVVQV from the exons ATGATAACAAGACATAAATACACAATCACTACTAAAGTATATAGGGACTGGGAATTG ccccaaaacgttaaaatagtttacaagtgcgtaaaatgtcgcaatgatacacaaaataacacggaacgtgtaggcataaaatgggaagccccgccatgtagtctcag gTCCGTTACAGAAGCTGAATTTAAATCATCATGTGATAGATTAATCGATTTGCTGAAGTCAACAGACAGAATTGCAATCACCAATTTCCTTCGTAACTTCTTCCTTTCCATAAACTGCACCAAGAAACAaagaaa TTTATCAAAACAGGTGTTGAATGTGTTGCAGCATGTCCTTCTGGAAGGGCCACCTGGCATCATCCCACTGCAGTGTGCAGCAATCTTGCAAGAGTACGGACCAACACCTGAGCTGATCCTCGACACTTTTAACTCGCCTTCAAAAACAAAGAACACTGCCTTTATTTTTTCTGTTATATTAAATCAG gGGAGAATATTTGGACAACTTGGTAAGCTGACAACGCAGTTTGTTCGTTGGGTGTCGACTGTTGGCTTTGAGTGCGTTATCCAAACTAGGGCACTTGGTGTGCTCATTGTGATTGCTAGCTTGCACTCTGATCTTCTATCTGGAG AACAAATATATGTTGTTAGCTCACAGATTGCTGATTGGTTATCAGAGGCTAGCATTGACCAAGCCCCGAATCCTTATTCACGACGGTCAAGACGTCTGGACCAG CCTATCCCAGTGACAGAGATAGATGGAGCtgcatgtcaggatttttttacaatattaagCCTAAGCCAGTACTACTCCGATGACCAACTTCTCAACATCTGGAGCTTCTCGGGCCTGAAAGCTTGGCTGATAGAGGCTCACCTTAAGATTAGCAATGCTGTCCTAAGCAATTCTCCAAGGGCTAGACAAGAAACAAGAACATTTCTCAGCAAGTCCAAGCTAGCTCTGATTGAAAGAACGTGTGAATACTGCTTAAGAATCATGGACCAGTCTGAGAGAA CTGCGAATCGCAACCATTGGCAGTCATCATATGGCGATTCAG GACCAGTAAAGGTACATGACCAAGAGTTGGTAGAAGCA TGTTTGGTGGAAGCTATATCAATTCTTGATGTTGTCTGTAAGCTTGACTCCTCTCTGATACCCAAGTTGTTTCCAGCACTGAAAAGAGTCTACTCTAGAATGAGTGAGGATATTGGCCAATCTAGAGTACTGTGTACAATAGTTCAGTTCTATTTGAATCATT GTGATGCTGTTGTTTATGACCCACAAGCTGCCTTTGACCTGTTGTTTGGCAAGGCTGTTAGCATGCACTACTACGACCATGCGGTAGCATTTGATATTGTACTGCTGTGTAGAGACAACATGAAACGACTTTGTTACAAGACCAATATCCTAGAAAAATACTTTCCAAATCTTTTGAAG ATTTTAGCTTGGAATCCAAGAACATATCTACCAGAGTTCTTTGACCTTCTTCCATCATTCATGTCAACATCAACTTCGTTAGAAGTGTTGCATATTCTGCTAGATCTACCCTGCTTAAGTGCTGCATTAGAGGCTAGCCACTTGGCTGCCAAGGTGGCCAGTGATCCAGAGGCTGAGTCGAGGCTAGCTTGTGTGCAAGCATTTCAGAACCCAGATCATCGGCCTTGGTTTAATTTTATACTTCGGCAACAGAGTGGACAAGGGGATACTATTAACAG GCTAGAATTTCTTCATCAGTTGTTAGAAGATTTGAAACACCATCCAAGGGTTAATATTTGCTCTCAAGGAGTACCTGTTTTATTAAG GCTATATTTTGAAACTATCCTGGAGCAAGGAGACTATGCTTTATTCTGCAAACTTGTGCCAGTCATCATGGAGAGGTCAGCACTATTATACAATACACATTCATATCACAAAGAAGTCAGAAA TGTTCTCCAGACATCTCTGCTAAACATTTTCAAACAGAGTCCAAGTCTGGTAGTGGACTGCAAGACTGAACTAATGGAGTTTGTAGCCAGCTTGCGATACATATCTGGTAAAGAGGACTTCTTTTCCCATGTTGTATGGGTCATCGGTGAATATGTCAGTATTGGCTATGACAGACGAAACACTGCTGATATCATTACCAAGTATTACGAGTCTTTAGAAACACTCTTGTACGAAGTGTGCTTCCAGGCAGCTAGTCATGATGATCAGTGCAGTCCACGACTGGTGACTGTTATGATGTCCACTGTTGCAAAG TTGGCATCACGCTGTCAAGACCTTATACCTCGTGTTCTGCTCTGTCTGACAAAGATCTCACAGCAGCACAAGATAATCGTTGATGATGTTGAGAATAAAATTCTTGTTAGCCGTGCTAATGAGTTAATTAACTTGCTGAAACTTCCGAA CGTTGCATCATCCATTTTGAGTCCTACTCCTGGTATCGAGAATGGTCGTTGGCATAGTGATGGAAATGTATCGATACCAATACTGATAAAGACAATTAAAGAAGTCGTTCAAGTATAA
- the LOC140060409 gene encoding probable ATP-dependent RNA helicase DDX47: protein MAAPSSSSDTHVEDIVDDKISKDDVTFSSLGLVDVLCESCEQLKWKVPTKIQREAIPVALQGKDVIGLAETGSGKTAAFALPILQALLDTPQRLFALVLTPTRELAFQISEQFEALGSNIGVTCAVVIGGIDMMTQSLQLAKKPHIVIATPGRLVDHLENTKGFNLRALKYLVMDEADRILNMDFEEELNKILKVIPKQRHTYLFSATMTKKVAKLQRASLQEPVKVEVSTKYQTVNKLQQSYIFIPAKHKDCYLVSILNELAGNSTLIFCSTCNNTQRVALMLRNLGLMAIPLHGQMSQSKRLGMLNKFKGKMRSILIATDVASRGLDIPHVDCVINFDIPTHSKDYIHRVGRTARAGRSGKAITFVTQYDVELYQRIEQLIGKKLPLFKTEEEEVMMLMERVNEAQRYAKIEMKEKDEKKGKRKNLDDSEETIGVRKRMKGKKKK from the exons ATGGCTGCGCCGAGTAGTTCCAGCGACACACATGTCGAGGATATTGTAGATGACAAAATATCGAAAGATGACGTGACATTTAGTTCTTTG GGTCTTGTTGATGTTCTTTGTGAATCATGTGAGCAATTGAAATGGAAAGTTCCAACAAAGATTCAACGAGAGGCGATACCAGTTGCTTTACAAG GGAAAGATGTGATAGGCTTAGCAGAAACCGGCTCCGGTAAAACAGCTGCATTTGCTCTACCAATACTACAAGCACTGTTGGACACACCTCAGCGGTTATTTGCTCTTGTGCTGACACCAACACGAGAGTTAGCTTTCCAGATTTCTGAGCAGTTTGAAGCGCTAGGGAGTAATATTGGTGTAACCTGTG CTGTAGTGATTGGTGGAATTGATATGATGACACAGTCCTTGCAATTGGCCAAGAAACCTCACATTGTCATAG CTACTCCTGGAAGACTAGTAGATCATTTAGAAAACACCAAAGGTTTTAACTTGAGGGCACTCAAGTACCTGGTTATGGACGAGGCAGACCGTATTTTGAATATGGACTTTGAAgaagaattaaacaaaattttaaaagtGATTCCAAAACAAAGGCATACTTACCTATTCTCGGCTACAATGACAAAAAAG GTTGCCAAGTTACAGCGTGCTTCATTACAAGAACCAGTCAAGGTGGAAGTGTCAACAAAATACCAGACAGTTAATAAACTCCAGCAAAGCTACATATTTATACCAGCTAAGCACAAG GACTGTTATTTGGTGTCAATTCTGAATGAATTAGCTGGGAATTCAACGCTGATATTTTGTAGTACATGCAATAACACACAGCGTGTCGCTCTGATGCTACGAAACCTTGGACTAATGGCTATCCCTTTACATGGACAAATGAGCCAg TCGAAGCGTCTTGGTATGTTGAATAAATTCAAAGGCAAAATGAGGTCAATATTAATTGCCACTGATGTTGCCAGTAGAGGTCTAGATATCCCTCATGTAGACTGTGTCATCAACTTTGATATACCAACACATTCAAAG GATTATATACATAGAGTTGGGCGAACGGCAAGAGCAGGGAGGTCCGGCAAAGCAATAACATTTGTAACACA ATATGATGTGGAGTTATATCAAAGAATAGAACAGTTAATAGGAAAAAAGTTACCATTGTTTAAGACAGAAGAAGAAGAGGTGATGATGCTAATGGAGCGGGTAAATGAAGCCCAGAGATATGCCAAAATT GAAATGAAGGAAAAGGATGAGAAGAAAGGGAAAAGGAAAAACTTAGATGATAGTGAAGAGACAATAGGAGTGAGAAAACGAATGAAGGGAAAGAAGAAAAAGTGA
- the LOC140047589 gene encoding chitobiosyldiphosphodolichol beta-mannosyltransferase-like — protein MSKVKHLDLILQLSLITFMEVYLYFNELYSLMFVTILFLYMASGFRIARSGSQACIIVLGDIGRSPRMQYHALSFAKLKFDVDIVGYGGSIPHPDIVNNTRIKRHILREPPKLPQFLPKIFQYVIKVLFQVCQLFFVLFFNIKWPSHIMVQNPPSIPTLFVAWFVRLIYGSKYIIDWHNYGYTILGLSLGSWNPLVRFAKWFEKFFGKKADGHFCVTNAMKEDLQKNWSIKACTLYDRPPEIFKETPLTQKHELFLKLSEDYFGFGDGSTRGIKTAFTEDTRSSGVVEKSDRPALVISSTSWTEDEDFSILLGALELYEKAKIAGGKSSHLPNLVCAITGKGPQKKFYQQEIAKMNFKHVNICTPWLAAEEYPLLLGSADIGVCLHTSSSGLDLPMKVVDMFGCGLPVCAIDFNCLDELVKHNENGLIFKTEAELAEQLQILLRGFPEKQNKLKTFRENLKSFQAYRWQESWTDKVKPTLYI, from the exons ATGAGTAAAGTTAAGCACCTTGATCTTATATTGCAGTTATCACTGATAACGTTCATGGAGgtttatctgtattttaacGAATTATACAGCCTCATGTTCGtaactattttgtttttgtatatgGCTTCTGGTTTTCGAATAGCCCGTTCTGGATCCCAGGCCTGTATAATTGTTCTTGGAGATATAGGGAGGAGTCCGCGTATGCAGTACCATGCACTGTCATTTGCTAAGCTCAAGTTTGATGTAGATATAGTAGGATATGGAG gtTCAATTCCACATCCAGatattgtaaacaatacaaGAATCAAGAGGCATATACTACGTGAACCACCAAAACTTCCACAAT TTTTACCAAAGATTTTCCAGTATGTCATCAAGGTGCTCTTTCAAGTCTGCCAATTGTTTTTTGTGCTTTTCTTCAATATCAAATGGCCATCACATATCATGGTGCAG AATCCTCCTTCAATACCAACATTGTTTGTTGCATGGTTTGTTCGTTTAATCTACGGTAGTAAATACATCATTGATTGGCATAACTATGGTTACACAATCCTAGGATTGAGCTTGGGTAGTTGGAACCCTCTGGTTAGATTTGCTAAATG GTTTGAGAAATTCTTTGGTAAAAAAGCTGATGGTCATTTTTGTGTTACAAATGCAATGAAAGAAGATTTACAGAAAAACTGGTCAATCAAAGCATGTACACTCTATGACCGCCCACCAGAGATCTTCAAAGAAACACCACTAACGCAAAAGCATGAG TTGTTCCTTAAGCTTTCTGAAGATTACTTTGGATTTGGTGATGGCAGCACCAGAGGCATCAAGACAGCATTCACTGAAGACACAAGATCATCTGGTGTAGTAGAGAAATCGGACAGACCAGCCTTAGTGATCAGTAGTACAAGTTGGACAGAAGATGAAGACTTCTCCATACTCCTTGGAGCACTAGAAT TATATGAAAAAGCAAAAATAGCCGGTGGAAAGTCCAGCCATCTACCAAACCTAGTTTGTGCTATCACTGGCAAAGGGCCACAGAAGAAATTTTACCAACAAGAAATTGCTAAAATGAACTTCAAACACGTCAATATATGTACACCCTGGCTAGCTGCAGAAGAATATCCCCTATTATTAG GTTCTGCTGACATTGGTGTGTGTCTGCATACATCATCAAGTGGTCTAGATCTTCCAATGAAAGTAGTTGACATGTTTGGTTGTGGTCTTCCAGTCTGTGCTATTGATTTTAATTG TTTGGACGAGTTGGTGAAGCATAACGAAAACGGATTGATTTTCAAAACCGAAGCAGAACTTGCCGAGCAGCTACAG ATTCTTCTGAGAGGTTTTCCAGAAAAACAGAACAAATTGAAGACATTTCGTGAGAACCTGAAATCTTTCCAAGCTTATCGTTGGCAAGAAAGCTGGACTGACAAAGTCAAGCCCACCCTTTATATATGA